Within the Dermacentor silvarum isolate Dsil-2018 unplaced genomic scaffold, BIME_Dsil_1.4 Seq24, whole genome shotgun sequence genome, the region AGcgctcgaagtcgtcgtcgtcgacggTGCTTGCATTCTCCTCCATCAAGGATGTGGAGTCGCCAGCGGTGGAGGCGTCAGCAGTGGAGGCAGTCTCTCGCACAAAGCCACAATGCCTAAACGAGTTCGCAATTGTGCTCTGCGACACTGCGCTCCACGAACTGGCGATCATGTGCATAGCGTCGAGCACGGAGATATTTTCCTCCTCGCTGCGTTCCATTGCCGCCAGCCGACGCTGCACAAGCCGCTTTCTGTAGCCCTGCTTCACGCACTTGATGATTCCGGCATCCAGTGGCTGCAGACAGCTTGTGCAGTTTGGCGGTAGAAACACCACCTTGACATTCCGCAGGCTGGTCGTGTCAGGTGGGTGGCATGGTGCGTTATCCATAAAAAGAATTTTTTGCGCCTTCGCACCCATTTTGTTGTCCAGCCGCTGCAGAAAGTTGGTGAAAATAGAGGACGTCATCCACGCCTTTTTGTTGAAATCGTAGCTGCACGGCAGCGTCCGAATATTCTTAAAGCACCGTGGCTTGCCAAATTTGCCTATAACGAGCACCGGCAGCTTCTCGGACCCGTCTTCGTTGGCACAAAACAGAGCCGTCAAGCGCTCCTTACTGCGCTTCCCTCCGTGGCAGCTGTCACCCTTGAAGGTGATAGTCTGCTCAGGTTGCATGTTATAAAAAATACCACTCTCGTCCGCGTTGAAAACGTCACAAGGCTTGTATGCCGCGATCAAGTCCGGCAGTGTTTCTTTCCACTCCTGCACTGTGGAAACGTCTACTGTCGAACTTTCTCCACAGGAGCGGCTGTAGACGATGTTATTTCGCTTTTTGAAACGATCTAACCATCCGTTCGACGCCTTGAAACCGTCAATGCCAAGGCGCAACGCCACGAGGTCGGCCTTCTCCTTGAGGATGGCGCCGTCAATATTGATGGCGGAGCTCCGCGCCTGAAGCAACCACTTTACCAGCACCTTTTCCAACTTCTCGTGCGCGCCTTCTTTGGCCATCTTCCGCTTGAGACCGAACTTGCTTGCGTTCTCAAGAATCGAATTCCGCTATCTTTAGCTCCCGGGCGATGCTTGCTTTTGTGGCTCCATGCCGCCTTTCGGCTTCTTCGATGATGCGCAGCTTTTCGCCGAGCGACAAAACTGCGCGCTTTCGCGACATCTTGCGTAGCCGTGCGTGTCGAGACGATCGCGGACAACACGAGCGAAGACCACGTTGTTTTCAAACGGCTGCTCGCAAAGAAAGAAACGCTTCCCCGGCGGCGTCTACTGCGCGACGAGAGCGGGAGAGAGAGTTCGGAAAGGGTACAGCGAATGGGGGAATACCACAACCTCGCCACTCCACCGACTCTACGGCCGCTAGGAGGGCGAGGGGAAAAACGAACGGCAGCGGAAAGCCGGAATGAACCGGTTTTCTGGGCGCTCGGCTTGCGATGGGGTGCCCTCCGCGATTGCGTGCCCTCCTGAAAGAGCCGTCGCGACGAAAGACGCCTGCATCATTTCCCTCTTGTTCGCCGttcggcccccccccccccccccccccccccccccccgttccgcGTGGATCGTCGTGTAACGCGGGTTCGGCGTAAAATCGCGTCGGATAATTGAGGTTTTTAATGCATTGCGTCTATGGGGTTTTCACCGGGACAGGACTAATCCGTCGTAAAATGCGGGTCGTCGTAACACCGGGGGACGTAAAAccggggttccactgtataacttaaccgcttatagtgcaggaccggatatagtgcggtcttttcagactcccgttaattttcccatggcactccatgtatacacgtatcgcttatagtgcagttgcgggaaacaaaataccggttacagtgtggctgcctgggagtacggaagtcagcggagacggcgaacgctcccctcaaacgggcgccccaaggagtgctcgaggaagaaagagacgaagtggaggagaagggcacgtggtgctaacgaacagccagtgaggctgtaaccagaatcttgagtgcaagtcgtgaaatatcacgaggcgcatagcgagcgagggccacgaaacggccaatgctcgcttcacgataacggcggtaaacgaaacttcagcgagcgagcgggcggcgctggcacggcgaagggcgcacgcggagaccgtggaatgtgagggaggagggcggcagggaagcggatttcgcctcggcaactccgccgcttcggtggctccccgtgcccgccgctacagccggcccggcgccagctccccgaagtttcgttttctgccgttatcgggaagcgggcgtttgccggcgtgggtagtttcgttggccggcctgggacagcaccgctgcttccctctgcgctgtagccgcagcgtgcaaggtcaacacgtgactaaaaagtagaggaagcataaaggagaaagaagggttcactgccgttctctacgcgtggctacggtagcgtggctgagacatcggcacgtacatgcatgttccggtgcaacgcagaatcggcgaccttgcatTTGAGAGAAGGGGAAATGTCCGCcgcgttgttgttttttttttcgcgcgtcattgaggggtctcccctaagcttttactctatggcggtgccggagcaatgccagtcggaggcgccgtcgcgtgatttggttcgaattaacgagattcgactgtaaattgaatgcaaacgttctagccgcattcctcgactctCGCATACacgtggtggctcggtgcacatgttttgcatatgtgcgggccttgaaaattgttgctttggttatagtgcggtaccgcttatagtgcggatattcgcgactccggggacttgcgttataagcggtctacactgtacttggTGTCTGCCCGTATTGCAAAGAAAAAGTATCCTCCAGTGAGAGCTATACAGTCATGTTGGCATTGATAGGCTATTGCCACACAAATTAACTATAGCGCTTCAGTTGCATCGAACACGAGCCATGCACCCACATACTGTGTCAAGGCGTATTGAACATTGCACTGTTTAGGCTGTAGTGGCTGGTTCATCGATGTTCGGGAAACTGCGACACCCGTCTTGCAAAAACTCGCCATCATTGATTGGCATCAACGTCTTGTCTCATATAAGCTGTAGCGTATACGTCAGGATTGATACTTGTGCTAGATGCTTACACGGCGCAGGAAATACATGCAATGCTTACagtcgtgtgtgtgtgtcacaatcatttcttgcatttttcgaGGCCCTTAGTTTTTTATAGAATGGTTTGGGGCAAACATGTAGAAAAGTCAAACAAGAATACGGCAGCAATGCATGTAATAAAGAGATATTATAGCATATATTCTTCTAGTGCTAAGTACATTGAGTTGGTTGAATAGAGCTGTGGCCGTGCGCATATGTTCCATTCCTGACTTGTTTGAGGGCCAAATGAGTGAAAAAAAAGTGTCGCATTACAAAAGGGAACACCCAACTTTGTATTGATCGTCTGTGCGAGACGAGGTGTGGAATGACCCTATGAGAAGTTCAGATTTCAATTCTTGGTTCAGATGATAGGTTTTAAAGAAAATCGGGAAAATCAGTCAGTAGTGAGGCTTTTCTGTGCAGTGAGACAATAGAAGGCTTATGTTTCAGCTGCTTAGATTACACTCtagatgtgatgatgatgatcagctGAAATAATGTGAGCACTGCGATTATGAACTGATTCTAGAATATTGGTAATCATGATGCAAATCCCATACAACAGTTTGCATTGGTCTAAATTAAAATGAACAAATGTTCATTCGCTACTTGGGTTCTTTGCACTTTTGTGTGATAGGACAGACAGGGTATAAGCTAACAGTTGGTCCTAGTGCAGCAACATCAAACCGGTTTTGCAGAGGAACTGGTTATTCGATACCGGTTATTAGAATTTGAAAACCAGATATTCGGACAGCCAGATATTTCTTCTGTACTTGTGCCTAAATTACCTTTCGCTCTCTCTTGTATTATATTTGTAATATTTATACATGCAATAGAACCGAAAATTTTAATAAGCTATTAGCAACATCAGATATTCTTGTCTGAATGTTCGAATATCCGGCTATTTAAACCAGATATCCTGAATATCTGTTTCTTGAAATTCGGTGAACTGGTTTTCGAGACCGGATTCACTTCCCTCCGGTTAAACCGGATAGCTGGTTTGACGGATATTTGCAAGCACTAGTTGGTCCCATGCTGCATCATGCCTAGCAGGGAAGCACGATTCCCGGTTGTACAACCGTGCCCGCTTGCGTGCAGGTTCTACATCTGCTGCGACCAGTGCCAAGACTGGTTCCACGGCCGGTGCGTAGGGGTGCTGCAGAGCGAGGCGGACTCCATCGAGGAGTACATCTGCCCCACGTGTCAGCGCAACAGCAACATCAACCAGGCCAACCTGAAGCCCTTGCAGCCAAAGGACTTTGACAACCTGCGCAAGCTGCTCAAGAGCCTTCAggtgagagggagagagagaaggcaCCACACTACCCCGTTGGGACAGCTGCGCACTTGTCTGGCTAGATGCAGTAGTAGCGTGCACTATGAGGAGTGGCCGCGTTTCAAAAATTGGCTGTTCTAGGCGAGGCTATGACCTAGCCTAACCCATTCAGGTTTTGGGGAACTCTGTTCTCCGCTAAAAAAGGTTTGATTCGGCCGCTTTAATGTCACTCCTTAATGCACAGCAGATTTTGCTGTTGTGTTGCTGCGGCACTTGCTAAACTATAAATTCCGTATTTACTCGAAAATAAGTTAACATGAATATACGTCGACCCCTTTGTGTTAAACTCATTGAGAAATAAAAACGCTTAATTGAAATACAGCTTGACCCCCATACCTGTATTTAAAAACAAAAAGCTTCGAACATGACGCACCTCTGTTTGCTGTAAGGGCGGCTACTAAATCGCTTCAGTCAATGTCACAAGCTGCATCTTCGTCGAACTGCCAGGGAAGTCGTCGTCCACAGTAAGCCTAACGACGTCGTTCCTGGGTGCCATCGAGTGTGTTGGGATATGCAGAATCCCTTAAAAATGAGTATGGATTATCTccagaccggctttacaaagggCACGACGGAGGAACTCCGTTAGCTTGCAACTACTGCTAGCTTTGTTGATGAATGTCGGTTGAGACTCTTTGGTCACGGATATAGGTTGATTGCTCATTTTGGGTAACATATTGGGAGAAAAAAAGGTCTAcctatatttgaataaatacggtatgtgtCACTTGCTACTCTTAAGAGGGCAGCTAATATCACAACTGTGTGTTTAAATTGCATGGTCGCTGGTGCGCCAGCTCATTAATGTGCCTGtgacaactctttttttttccttcccttgCCTCTGGGTGACAGACGCACAAGATGGCCTGGCCTTTCTTAGAACCTGTCGATGCAAAGGAGGCACCTGACTACTACACAATCATAAAAGAACCTATGGGTAAGTCGCAGTTCTTATTCTGACCGGTTATTAAGGAAACTGAAGGCCAGTATGGAATGCTTCTGCAAGAGATGATTGTGGGAACGAGACGGTGATGGTTCCTGCTGTCACCATTTACATAAGTTCAATCAAAGAATGAATGTACAAAGTAAGAGCTTGCTTCAAAATGAAAGCAGCACTAAAAGGTGTTTGTAAGCATGATGCGAATCCCATACACAGCTTGCATAGTCTGACTTGGAACTAACAAATGTTTATTCAGTACTTCGGAGTCGTTGCATTCTTGTGTGATGGGATGGACACCGCTGTAAGCAAAATAGTTGGTCCCAAGACGTAGAATGTGCTGCATCATGCTTAGTAGGGAAGCATGCCATGCTTCATTTTACAACCGTGTTTGTTTGCATGCAGGTTCCTTAATGGTGATTTGACCGGCACATTATGTCTAGATGATAAGTAGTGTaacacctgcttttttttttttttactggtgcAATAAGGAGACTGCTATGCGTTAGATAACGTGGTCACTGCATGACACCATTGAAAGAAATGAAGGCAAACTCTAGAAAGCCAAGCATTGTTCTCTGTTCATTTTTGCAGACCTGCAGACCATCGAGCGACGGTTGCAGACTCGCCACTACGAGAAGCTGAGCGAATTCATCGGCGACATGACCAAGATATTCGACAACTGCCGCTACTACAACCCGCGCAACTCGCCCTTCTACCAGTGCGCCGAGGTGCTCGAGGCGTTTTTCGTCCACAAGATCAAGGTGTTCCGCGAGAGCATCGCGTGGTGACCCGAAGGCGTAGGAGACACCGCGGAGTACTCTCCTCCCCGCCACTGAAAGAAGGCGCGCATTGTGACGACGCACACCGAACTGCGTACTACAGTGAACGTGAACGCTTATCGCGCGCTGGCGCTGTCGACTAACGTAACGCGCGCCGTCGGACTCGTACGTGCGCCGGCCGTGTCGCTTTGCATACAGACAAGGCCAGGCTCCGTGGAGCTGTGCGTGTGTGGAGCTGTTCGTCGAGGTTCGGACAATGATGAAGATGGCAGGCATCATGTTGACTGTGTCACCGTTCTGCCTCGACGCTACAGCATCTAAGTGTCGAATCATCACTTGGACTTCGggcgatggaaaaaaaaaaaagtttgtacaTAGTGTAGAGGGAGATTTCTCTTCATTGCCATAGCAGCCTCATTAATACAGCGCGCACCACCAACACCATTCTTTTTCGtttgtttattccttttgtgctGTTTACCTCCACACGTTTTTGTAGAGCCACGCTCGAAGCGCTGTTCTTTTGGCAGCAGCGTGTCTCTCAAATTTCTATTTCTTGCGCGTTGCAAGTGCAAAATCATGACCggtagacttttttttttttttttttgatgtgcatttcatccccccccccccccaaacttttcatgaaatttgtttttAAAGTGTGAATAAGGGACGACAGCTGATGAAATTATGTATTAATATGTACaggttaaggggggggggggggtatgcaagTGGTTTTGTAAAACGGCGCCGAACGTTTTCATGTGTCACTGCTGGCCTTGTTTATTCTCTACTGAAACATGACAAAGACGTAGACTTCAGTTTTTTGTGTCTATGTGCATGCGTGCCAGTGTGTGTGTATTTAGTTGCAAATTGTCTATGCATTTTTTGAGATGAATGCCCGAAGCTTGCGTCGGAGACTGGAAACATGCATGTTACCTTGGACTCGCTTTGCAAAGCTTTGTTTTTAATTCTTTCAAGCATTGTACATTGTGGTCAGCAGTAAATATTTATTCCGTTAAAAGAACAAGTCTGGATGCAGGCAAGGTGTTGCGGCCAGTgacaaagaagaaaaggaaaaatgcGTTGGAAAACGACCTTTGCCGTTATTTCTTCAGAAAATCAAAAGGTCGTGGCCCACGAAACTGTTATAATGGTCAACTCATGGGTGGGACAGCGAAATTGTATTAGTCACTTTGGGCGACATACCAAAAGACGGCGTCCAGTACAAAAACTGCACAGTAGCTTTTGTTTAGAGCTCATGCCTGCTTGCACGACGctcatttgaatttttttttaattgcttgtgCCATCTAGTTACATGTATAAAATACGTGAAGAAAGAAACCTCAAAACTATTTCATTGAGTGCTGTGCttttagaaaagaaaaaaaatttgaggaGTCAAACTCCTTTAACACCAATGTACTATCACCACAAATTCAAATGCAAACAAGTCACAaaacaatgcttttttttttaaaggtttgTGACAAGGAAATCTTAATGGACGGCATAAAGACAAAGGCCTAGTTTCTGATAGTTTAGGTACAAAGCAGCCTCTGCACGAAGTTTTACATTTGAAATATAAGCGGATGTGTCGCAAAAGGATTGCAAAAATTATATTTTCGATACTTAAACACAGATGACACCATTGCCACTCAGTAGAAGTGACAGAACTCGAAACCTTGAGAACTAGGTTTCCTAGGTTGGACAGCAATATCGACACATATGCCTGCATATGGGATCGGCGTCACATTTTCTTACCACCAGGTGCACATGTCGGCTGATACGGGGCGATGCGAGATATAATTTAAAAATGAGGCGATTGCCAACCCTGCCGCGTTGCAAAGATTATTTCACCTGGATATGCTACTTGCAGCCCATTGAGCTAGAGTGAAAAGATTTAGTTGCAGGCAACCTTTTAATTCAGGCTCCAAAACAaagcctggaaaaaaaaaagctacacagGCCAAATAAATGTCGCACACCCATGTAATTACGCCGTTCTGATAGGGTTTCTTTCCtgtttgcatttcaatttatggTGATGCTACCAACCAAAGTGCATCTGTACGTTCACAGCAAAGCAGCCAGCAACATTTAACTACCACCTCTTCTGAAGAAGCAAATGGATTGGGGCATGTCTGCCAATAACGTGGCCGAATCAAAAAGCCGGTTTCCGGACCTggagtgtcatttttttttctttctttttgtgttctcTGGCAACATACATTCGTGTTTTCTGGAGCACCAAAGCGCCCTGTACATAACCATTACCATTGTCTCTCACCACCTGCTTGCCCTCCCAACAACATTTGCAACCACGTCTGCACAGGTGCGCCGAGCGAttcgccgccgctgccgccggctTTTGTTTATAATGGAGTCCTAAAAGCAGTGACAAATGATGCTTGCTCGTTGCTTTCTGCACACAACGCCGGCGTGGCCTTTTTTGGGCCGCACCGGCACTTTTTAACCATTTCTGCACTCGAATGGGTAAGAGGGGGGAACATATGATGCGTCACACATGGGAGTGTACGAACGTACATGTTGCAAAAATGGTTAAAATAAAGATGACAAAAAAGGCGACTCTGCTACTACGTTGCGAGATGTGTAACATTGTAAACATGTTATTTGtatgaaaaacaacaaaaaataaattatatCGAGCAAGAACGAGAAGCGAGTAAGTGGCTCACTGCTGTGGTGTTTGCTCTACCAACCCGAGATTTCCTCGGAATATCCAGTACCGTGTGTCTGGTTGGTTGCACAGTGTTTCCAAAAAGTTACTCTTGAGCTACTGTGACAAATACAGTGCAATCTCGTTGAttcgatcttcacgggaaccgggaaataaagcgtatcattcgaaaatcgtatcatctcacgtattatccaaccaaatcgtattatctgGGGGAAATAAATATGTatcccgaaaaatgtattgcacagagtcgtatcaacgaggttccactgtctATTGTCCATGGCAAAACAATGGGTAAGATACAAGCAGCCTAATGCTTCTGTATAGACAGAAATGTCTTTTATTCCTCATTCTTGGAATACCTTTATATAATTTTGTTTAGTTAATCTGACAACCCAATTATGTAGCGTTCATGTTTTCTTTATGGGTACGTGCCATAGTGGAGAAGCATCGTCATCATCAAAGCACTGTATGTACTCTGTTTCAAACATAGCACGCTATGCGACGAAAAGAAAGAGTGTGCCCCATATGAAAGAGAGATAGGCATGTGTCATGTAATTGAATGTAACATTGTCTCTTACTTTCACGTTGCACAATACAATGTAATTATTACACAGAAGGCGTTGCAGACCTGAACCTATTTACCAACAAACAAACGGAGTGACTAGTTTCTGTGGCCAGCGGCCACAGCGCACCGCCTGCGCTCGCAACCAGAACATAGTATATGTTGCGTACTGTAAGCTGCACAAATGGTAAGTGATTTTACGTAACCTAAAGTCCAGGAGTTGTAGATGTTACATATGAAGTAGTTATTACGTAGAGAGCATCATAGATAAAAAAGACTGCAGTGCGAAATATGTGGAGCGAGGCTTTTCTGACTGCAATACTAGCACAGCTTCCACATTGTTGCCTGCCAAGTAGGAAACGAAGTAAATAAAAGTGTTTCTCGCCGATGTTTAGTGTGCagcaaatatatgcttataacaaatcTTGGATATAAGGAAGGTATTTTAGTGTCGGATCCAACTTATTGTGGGGTTCAACTGAATAGGCCAACAGATACAAGCAGTGCTGTCAGAATCATTTTTTTCGGATCCAACTTATTGCGGGGTTCAACTGTATAGGC harbors:
- the LOC119434775 gene encoding tigger transposable element-derived protein 6-like, with protein sequence MAKEGAHEKLEKVLVKWLLQARSSAINIDGAILKEKADLVALRLGIDGFKASNGWLDRFKKRNNIVYSRSCGESSTVDVSTVQEWKETLPDLIAAYKPCDVFNADESGIFYNMQPEQTITFKGDSCHGGKRSKERLTALFCANEDGSEKLPVLVIGKFGKPRCFKNIRTLPCSYDFNKKAWMTSSIFTNFLQRLDNKMGAKAQKILFMDNAPCHPPDTTSLRNVKVVFLPPNCTSCLQPLDAGIIKCVKQGYRKRLVQRRLAAMERSEEENISVLDAMHMIASSWSAVSQSTIANSFRHCGFVRETASTADASTAGDSTSLMEENASTVDDDDFERLHPSTTFAEFVEADDDVAVCSELSLDDAIAEALPDADTATSDDAAAADAADVAVPTSFADMLRHIDGIRSYVCTREATEDVLSDVAKLEGKLLRLGSKKVQKKLTGFF
- the LOC119434776 gene encoding nucleosome-remodeling factor subunit NURF301, with protein sequence MPSREARFPVVQPCPLACRFYICCDQCQDWFHGRCVGVLQSEADSIEEYICPTCQRNSNINQANLKPLQPKDFDNLRKLLKSLQTHKMAWPFLEPVDAKEAPDYYTIIKEPMDLQTIERRLQTRHYEKLSEFIGDMTKIFDNCRYYNPRNSPFYQCAEVLEAFFVHKIKVFRESIAW